The Bacteroidota bacterium DNA window CCAGAAGGTATTAGTGAGCTACGGGAAAAGAAAATTGCCCGCCTGGGCTGGCTGGATAAGACTTGTATTTGTATTCTCGTTGAGGAAGATGGACAATACGAAAGATTTTGGGTAAATATTATTGCAGCTAACAAGCGAAGGCAATATACAGGATGTTGTGTAGGCTTGTAAGTACCGCTTGACCAGAATGGAGAACATTTGTGGAACACCTTGCTTTTGTGAACGCTGTGCTTGGGGGATTTGCATTCGCTTTTTTGGGCGCCTTGATAACAATTGACAAATCGTCGCGCATTCTATCAGTGGCGCAGGTAGTCGTGGCAGTGGCTGCCTGTTTTTTTCTGGTAGCCACCCTGGGTAGTACCATGTTGTCGGGGCTTGATGAGTTGGAATCGTTTGCTCACTTGCGGCGCCCCATTTCGCTTTCGTTTTTTGGAGGGCTCTTTTTTCTATTGGTGAGTATTGGTCTATCTGGCTGGCTACGCTCTCGCTCACTAGGTATCAGTACATCATTGATAGCGCTTGTAACCGGGTTTGGCGCCTGGTATATGCTGGTCCCGTTTATCCGCTAGCGTAACCCGGCTAACACATCAACATACTGTCCCGCAACTGTTTGCCAGCCAAACGTGTGTGCAGTGTGCTCAAAAGCCCGCTTTGAAGCAGTCGCAATGTCAGCCGGCTTGTTGTGATAGGCCATGATGGCGTTTACAAACCCATCGGCATCGCCGCTTTCGACATAGTGCCCGTTCTGCCCTTCCGTAATGACGTCCTGGATGCCTTCGAGGCGCGAGGCTACTACGGGCAGGCCGCCCATGCCGGCTTCAAGCATAACAACACCAAAACCTTCCATGGTGCCATGTACCGGGACGTTCGGCATCATAAACAAGTCAGCACCGCGATACAGACATGCGAGTTGTTCGTCTGATACCCGGCCGAGTAGCCTGACCCGGTTACCTAGTTTGTGTTTTTTTGCCAGGGCTTCGATCTGTGGGCCCTCGGGGCCATCGCCGGCTAACCAGTAGTGCACATTGTCAGGCAGGCGGGGCATCACGTTGTCTATAAACCAGTCAAAACCCTTCCGTTTGACCTGCCGCCCCACACTGCAGAGCAGCAAGGCGTCATCAGGTAACTGAGTATCTGGCATGTCAAATGCTTTAAACAACGCTGTACGCATTGTCTCAAAAGATGCCAGCGCAGCAAAACGATCGAGTTTTACGCCATTGGGGAGCACATGCAGTTTACTTTCTGGCAGACCTCGGAAGGTGCACTGTTCACCGGTAGCACGGCTCACAGGCAACACGGCATCCAGGGCATTAAAAACCTTTGGGACAAACTTCTGGTAGGGGCCAAATGGCGTAGTAACATCCTGCCCGTGTACAATCGCAGCCGTTTTAACGCCGGCTCTTTTGATCGATTTATTGATAAGAACAGCAATCGAGGCTGTCACCATCGAGGAGAACAGGATGACATCCACAGCATCGTTTTTCAGGAGCCGTTTGATGTCCCGGATGCTGCGTAAAATGAAAAAAGGTGTGTTGATATGGGTACGCTCCCAGGTGCTGCGCAACACCATGGGCTCAACTTCAACCTGCTGATTTTCCAGTAGCGCTTCGTACAACTCTGTTGCAACGCGTTGCATGCCGCCTACATTGGAGAGGGGCTGGTCAACTGGAGGAAACGAATGGGAGACAAAAAGCAGGCGCAACGGATCGAGGGCAGTTCAGCGGGTGGAAAAGAAGCGCACCTATAAAGGTGCACGCCCAAAAGGATACGGGCTTGCCGGCGCATTCACAACGCAATACGCAAAATTCAATTTTTACGCTGATCAGGCGCCGCTCGATGCGTATTTGCTATCCATTCGCGCCTGCTTCGCCGCCACATGTTTGTTGATTACGCGGTTGTAGTAGCCTTCCATTTTTTCGAGGATCACAGGCCAGTCGTATGCTTGTGCACGCTTGAGGGAAAGCTGTCCCATTTTGTCGCGTAGCGACTTGTCGGTTACCAGTTGTGCGACGTGTTTGAGAAACGCAGCACTGTCACGTGGCGGTGCCAGAAATCCTGTGATGCCATCCCTGATCAGTGAACGGCTGCCGGTTGCGTTGGCGCATACTGGAGGGATGCCAGAAGCCATGGCTTCCAGGGTGACGTTTCCAAAGGTCTCGGTTTCGCTTGGGAAGAGGAATACATCGGAAGAGGCATAGGCCGTTGCGAGGTCCGTGCCGCCCTGGTGTCCGAGGAAAAGCGTATTGGATAGCCTTTTTTCAAGCTCCGCCCGCGCTGGCCCATCCCCAACAATCATGCTGCGGTGTGCGATGCCTTGTGCTGCGAGACCTTCCAGCACCTCAGCGTAAATGTCCAGTCCTTTCTCCCATACAAGCCGGCTGATGAACGAAATGACCACTTCGTCATCTTCTATGCCCAGATTGCGCCGCCATGCCATCGACCGCCGGCCAGGATTAAACCGTTCGGTTACTACGCCGCGTTCCCACAGATGCAGGTTGCCGGCGATGCCGTGGTTTTCCAGTACGTCAATCATCGAATCAGAAGGGACGTACACTTCCTCGCATTGCTTGTAAAAGTCGCGCAAATATCCCCAGAACCAGGACTCCAGCCAGTCAAGTTTATAGTACGACAGATAGGAGCTGAAATGGGTATGGTATGTTGCTACAACGGGAATGTCGTTGTTTACACCATACTTCAGTGCGCCCTTGCCCAGTTGGTCCGGAGAAGCAATGTGGATAATCGACGGGTTGAAGTCATCCAGCGCTTTTCTGATGCGCCGGGGGAAATGGGTTGTTAGCCGGTATTCAGCCCGGTTGGGCAGTGGCATGCGGATAGATGGTGCAGACACGAGGGTGCCGGCGTGGTCTATCGGCGGATTTTTAATGGTTGGCGCAAACACCAGGACTTCAGCGCCCTGTTGCTCAAGATAATCTACGAGCCGGTTGAGCGTGAGTGAGACGCCGTCGGCAATATGGTTGTAAGCACCTGTAAAAAGAGCAATTCTTTTGGGAGACAGGGGACTTGAATCCATGCAGGTTTCTAATCTGAATGAAGAGTTTATGGGCGGTGAACTTGTAGATGAACACCGGTGAACCAGGACGCGTCGGGGGCTCAGCGTGAGTAGACATTCATAGAGTCGCATCCATGTCCGTAAAAGTAACACCTACGACGATCCAAATAATAAGTTGTAGGCCCCGTTCAGTTGTTACAGCAGTAAAACGTAATACAGTTTATTATTCTGTTGTCATGTCGCTTCTTTGCCTTGATTGCAAGATTTTCTATACAAAAGAGCGCCGCTACATCGGGTTAAAATGCCATTATTAACGAGAGTGAAAATCACTGGCTTCTTTTTTGCGCATACTGAAGCGCGCCAGGCCCTGAGCGTGAAAGAAATACAGCGTTACGATTGGACCAATCTATTATGAATGAACTCAGTACGGCGTGGCAAATGAGCAATGATGCCACCATTTTTTTACTTGATGCCATTGAATATCGGCATATGGGGGATCGGTATGCACCCCGCACCAGGCCTGTTGCCGCACAATTTGCCCATATGCACAATGTACGTCTTCGGTGGTTAACCCACGCAGCACCAGATTTGGCAGAAGAAGTTGCGCAGTTTCCCCGCGGAGCTGAACTGACAAAAGCAGATCTCGAGGAAGCGCTGAAGTCTTCGAGTGAGGTGGTTGGTGTTTTTCTTGACCGGTGTGAAGGCGCCGGCGAGGTAGCCAACTGGCACGGTCCGCCGGCTTCGTTTCTGGCATACATCGTAGCACACGAAGCGCATCATCGCGGGTTGATTATGGCCGCTTTGCGGGCCTCCGGCCACGGTCAACCGGAAGAGGTGATTAATGGGCTGTGGGAGTGGACGTTGTAGGGGTGTTTTTTCTTTACCTTGTTAATCAGGCACTATGTTTTGTGAAGCTATACCGTCTGTTATTGATAGTTCTTAGGCGCAACTTATACTTTGATAGCTCATTCATTACTATATGCCTACTGTATTGCGCATAGGCCCGTATCGATTTTTCTTTTTCTCAAATGAGGGAAATGAGCCTCCGCATGTGCATGTTGAACGAGACGAAAAAGCTGCCAAGTTTTGGCTCAATCCTGTTCGACTGCAACAGCGTTGGGGATTTGGTGACTCGGAGTTAAGCAAAATTCAGAAACACGTTCAAGAGCATCAACAACTTCTGAATGAGAAATGGCATGAGTACTTCAATCAGTGAAAATGCAGAAGCCAGAGTCGAGTCGATTCACTTCGAAAAGGATGCGCTGGTCGTAAAATTGATCGATCGTCGCGTAATTAGCACGCCACTTGCATGGTATCCACGCCTCTACCACGGAAGTACAAAGGAGCGCGAAAACTATCGTCTAATAGGAAAAGGTTTTGGCATCCATTGGCCAGACCTGGAAGAGGATGTTAGTGTGTCAGGATTGATTATAGGACGCCCGTCAGAAGAGTCTCAAGAATCTTTGGCAAAATGGCTTGCAGCAAGAAAGTCTGGCTAGAGAAGATCAAAGAGCGCCGCCTATTCCCTGATTACCCATTGCTTGAAGCTGGAATGCAAACCCGCACAATCTGCGAGGATCAGATCGCGCGACTGATAGGGGCCGGCTTCTCTGATGGGTTCTGCAACAGCGACGCACTGCGATTGGTCGGCTCGATATCTGATTTCCATTTTGTCGGCGTCGTAGGTGAACTGCTGAGTAGGTTCATCATTCATGCAATC harbors:
- a CDS encoding glycosyltransferase family 4 protein, producing MRLLFVSHSFPPVDQPLSNVGGMQRVATELYEALLENQQVEVEPMVLRSTWERTHINTPFFILRSIRDIKRLLKNDAVDVILFSSMVTASIAVLINKSIKRAGVKTAAIVHGQDVTTPFGPYQKFVPKVFNALDAVLPVSRATGEQCTFRGLPESKLHVLPNGVKLDRFAALASFETMRTALFKAFDMPDTQLPDDALLLCSVGRQVKRKGFDWFIDNVMPRLPDNVHYWLAGDGPEGPQIEALAKKHKLGNRVRLLGRVSDEQLACLYRGADLFMMPNVPVHGTMEGFGVVMLEAGMGGLPVVASRLEGIQDVITEGQNGHYVESGDADGFVNAIMAYHNKPADIATASKRAFEHTAHTFGWQTVAGQYVDVLAGLR
- a CDS encoding glycosyltransferase family 1 protein, with product MDSSPLSPKRIALFTGAYNHIADGVSLTLNRLVDYLEQQGAEVLVFAPTIKNPPIDHAGTLVSAPSIRMPLPNRAEYRLTTHFPRRIRKALDDFNPSIIHIASPDQLGKGALKYGVNNDIPVVATYHTHFSSYLSYYKLDWLESWFWGYLRDFYKQCEEVYVPSDSMIDVLENHGIAGNLHLWERGVVTERFNPGRRSMAWRRNLGIEDDEVVISFISRLVWEKGLDIYAEVLEGLAAQGIAHRSMIVGDGPARAELEKRLSNTLFLGHQGGTDLATAYASSDVFLFPSETETFGNVTLEAMASGIPPVCANATGSRSLIRDGITGFLAPPRDSAAFLKHVAQLVTDKSLRDKMGQLSLKRAQAYDWPVILEKMEGYYNRVINKHVAAKQARMDSKYASSGA
- a CDS encoding DinB family protein codes for the protein MNELSTAWQMSNDATIFLLDAIEYRHMGDRYAPRTRPVAAQFAHMHNVRLRWLTHAAPDLAEEVAQFPRGAELTKADLEEALKSSSEVVGVFLDRCEGAGEVANWHGPPASFLAYIVAHEAHHRGLIMAALRASGHGQPEEVINGLWEWTL
- a CDS encoding DUF4160 domain-containing protein, translated to MPTVLRIGPYRFFFFSNEGNEPPHVHVERDEKAAKFWLNPVRLQQRWGFGDSELSKIQKHVQEHQQLLNEKWHEYFNQ
- a CDS encoding DUF2442 domain-containing protein is translated as MSTSISENAEARVESIHFEKDALVVKLIDRRVISTPLAWYPRLYHGSTKERENYRLIGKGFGIHWPDLEEDVSVSGLIIGRPSEESQESLAKWLAARKSG